The following are encoded in a window of Aquipuribacter sp. SD81 genomic DNA:
- a CDS encoding sugar ABC transporter substrate-binding protein: protein MSITRTAVAATGVALALALTACGGGDATDAATDAAGDAADAATDAATEAVDAATDAASDAAGSAEGGSVGVILPDSASSVRWETADRPYLEEAFEAAGIDADIQNAEGDAQQFQTIADGMINAGVDALLIVNLDSSSGATVIANAQAAGIPVIDYDRLTVDGGADYYVSFDNVAVGTTIGEGLVTCLQEDGVTEGDVVLLNGSPDDNNATLFKEGYEAAITEAGYGIADDQAVPGWDNTQAATIFEQIFTNTGGEFVGVAAANDGLGGAVISVLERNGLAGQIPVTGQDATDEGLQRVLLGTQCMTVYKAVRAEAEAAAELAIALINGDQAAADSLATGDVSGTPSVLLEPQAIFRDNVQDVVADGFTTAENLCTTEELQAACEEVGVG, encoded by the coding sequence ATGAGCATCACCCGTACTGCGGTCGCGGCGACGGGCGTCGCGCTCGCGCTGGCCCTCACCGCCTGCGGCGGCGGAGACGCCACCGACGCGGCGACGGACGCCGCCGGCGACGCGGCGGACGCCGCGACCGACGCCGCGACCGAGGCGGTCGACGCCGCCACCGACGCGGCCTCCGACGCGGCCGGCTCCGCCGAGGGCGGCAGCGTCGGCGTCATCCTGCCGGACTCCGCCAGCTCGGTCCGGTGGGAGACCGCCGACCGTCCGTACCTCGAGGAGGCCTTCGAGGCCGCCGGCATCGACGCGGACATCCAGAACGCCGAGGGCGACGCCCAGCAGTTCCAGACGATCGCCGACGGCATGATCAACGCCGGCGTCGACGCGCTGCTCATCGTCAACCTCGACTCGAGCTCCGGCGCGACGGTCATCGCCAACGCGCAGGCCGCGGGCATCCCGGTCATCGACTACGACCGGCTCACGGTCGACGGCGGCGCCGACTACTACGTGTCCTTCGACAACGTCGCGGTCGGCACGACCATCGGCGAGGGCCTCGTCACCTGCCTGCAGGAGGACGGCGTCACCGAGGGCGACGTCGTGCTCCTCAACGGCTCGCCCGACGACAACAACGCCACCCTGTTCAAGGAGGGCTACGAGGCGGCCATCACCGAGGCCGGCTACGGCATCGCCGACGACCAGGCCGTCCCCGGCTGGGACAACACCCAGGCGGCGACGATCTTCGAGCAGATCTTCACCAACACCGGCGGCGAGTTCGTCGGCGTCGCGGCTGCGAACGACGGCCTCGGCGGCGCGGTCATCTCCGTGCTGGAGCGCAACGGCCTCGCCGGCCAGATCCCCGTCACCGGCCAGGACGCGACCGACGAGGGCCTGCAGCGCGTGCTGCTCGGCACCCAGTGCATGACGGTCTACAAGGCCGTCCGCGCCGAGGCCGAGGCGGCCGCCGAGCTCGCCATCGCCCTCATCAACGGCGACCAGGCCGCGGCGGACTCCCTCGCCACCGGCGACGTCAGCGGCACCCCGTCGGTGCTGCTGGAGCCGCAGGCCATCTTCCGCGACAACGTGCAGGACGTCGTGGCCGACGGCTTCACGACCGCCGAGAACCTCTGCACCACCGAGGAGCTCCAGGCGGCCTGCGAGGAGGTCGGCGTCGGCTGA
- a CDS encoding ATP-binding cassette domain-containing protein translates to MAAGTAATGTPVLELRKVDKHFGAVHVLKGVDFEAHSGEVTALVGDNGAGKSTLVKSVAGIHAFDGGEYLFEGRPVKVENPKQANGLGIEVVYQDLALCDNLDVVANMYLGRESRSGITLDEAAMEKSARETLDGLSVRTLKSVRAKVSALSGGQRQTVAIARAVLWNSKVVILDEPTAALGVAQTEQVLNLVRRLADRGLAVILISHNMNDVVKVADRVVALYLGQTAAQVRAKDVSTAQIVELITSGRSGDIGLLDDDSNGGAA, encoded by the coding sequence ATGGCGGCAGGGACCGCGGCGACGGGCACACCGGTGCTCGAGCTGCGCAAGGTGGACAAGCACTTCGGGGCGGTGCACGTGCTCAAGGGGGTGGACTTCGAGGCCCACTCCGGGGAGGTGACGGCGCTCGTCGGCGACAACGGAGCCGGCAAGTCGACGCTGGTCAAGTCCGTCGCCGGCATCCACGCCTTCGACGGCGGGGAGTACCTCTTCGAGGGCCGCCCGGTGAAGGTCGAGAACCCCAAGCAGGCCAACGGCCTCGGCATCGAGGTCGTGTACCAGGACCTCGCGCTGTGCGACAACCTCGACGTCGTCGCCAACATGTACCTCGGACGGGAGAGCCGCTCCGGCATCACCCTCGACGAGGCCGCGATGGAGAAGTCGGCCCGGGAGACGCTCGACGGGCTGTCGGTCCGCACCCTCAAGTCGGTCCGCGCGAAGGTGTCGGCGCTGTCCGGCGGCCAGCGCCAGACCGTCGCGATCGCCCGCGCCGTGCTGTGGAACAGCAAGGTCGTCATCCTCGACGAGCCGACCGCCGCCCTGGGCGTCGCCCAGACCGAGCAGGTCCTCAACCTCGTCCGCCGCCTCGCCGACCGCGGCCTCGCGGTCATCCTCATCAGCCACAACATGAACGACGTCGTCAAGGTCGCCGACCGCGTCGTCGCCCTCTACCTCGGGCAGACCGCGGCCCAGGTGCGCGCCAAGGACGTCAGCACGGCGCAGATCGTCGAGCTCATCACCAGCGGGCGCAGCGGCGACATCGGGCTGCTCGACGACGACTCGAACGGGGGTGCGGCGTGA
- a CDS encoding ROK family transcriptional regulator encodes MSTRAPGPGSLAGLRRANRDRVLGALADHGEVNQATLARETGLSSASVSGLVRTLVGEGAVVVRDGTANGRRGRLVSLRRTASAGVGIDLGRRHCRVVVGGADGDVLAEAVAELEDDHLPDDTLPVVDDLVRRCSEAAGVAPAELAVAGLGVPGPVEPSGERITGGTILRGWTDLPVRETLGAALGVPVFVDNDANMGVVGVDSVLGSDSGLVFVKVGSGIGAGVAVGGRVVRGVTSMAGEIGHLPVDTRLPTMCRCGRRGCLETAGSSGAVLASLGAALGRRVTMPEALELVADRDPVALAVLEDAGNVLGRALAGLGMALNPGVVALAGALPELGEPYLEPVRTGFRQAVLPAINDATAVVVSPLGARTVAVGALVAALRATAAAA; translated from the coding sequence GTGAGCACGAGAGCCCCGGGTCCGGGCTCGCTGGCGGGCCTGCGCCGGGCCAACCGCGACCGCGTCCTCGGCGCGCTCGCGGACCACGGCGAGGTCAACCAGGCGACCCTCGCGCGCGAGACGGGGCTGTCGTCGGCGTCGGTGTCGGGCCTCGTGAGGACCCTCGTCGGCGAGGGCGCGGTCGTCGTGCGCGACGGCACGGCGAACGGCCGGCGCGGTCGGCTCGTCTCGCTGCGGCGCACCGCCTCGGCCGGGGTCGGCATCGACCTCGGCCGCCGCCACTGCCGCGTCGTCGTGGGCGGCGCCGACGGCGACGTCCTCGCCGAGGCGGTCGCCGAGCTCGAGGACGACCACCTGCCGGACGACACGCTGCCGGTCGTGGACGACCTGGTGCGCCGCTGCAGCGAGGCGGCGGGGGTGGCGCCGGCGGAGCTCGCCGTGGCAGGCCTCGGCGTGCCGGGACCCGTCGAGCCGAGCGGCGAGCGCATCACGGGCGGGACGATCCTGCGCGGCTGGACCGACCTGCCCGTGCGGGAGACCCTCGGCGCCGCCCTCGGCGTGCCCGTCTTCGTCGACAACGACGCGAACATGGGCGTGGTCGGCGTCGACAGCGTGCTGGGCTCGGACTCGGGCCTCGTCTTCGTCAAGGTGGGCTCCGGCATCGGCGCCGGGGTCGCCGTCGGCGGCCGCGTGGTCCGCGGGGTCACCAGCATGGCCGGCGAGATCGGGCACCTGCCCGTCGACACGCGCCTGCCGACCATGTGCCGCTGCGGTCGCCGCGGCTGCCTGGAGACCGCGGGCTCCTCCGGGGCGGTGCTCGCGTCGCTCGGTGCGGCGCTCGGGCGCCGGGTGACGATGCCCGAGGCCCTCGAGCTGGTCGCGGACCGCGACCCCGTCGCGCTCGCGGTGCTCGAGGACGCCGGGAACGTCCTCGGGCGGGCGCTCGCCGGGCTGGGCATGGCGCTGAACCCGGGCGTCGTGGCGCTCGCCGGGGCCCTGCCCGAGCTCGGCGAGCCCTACCTCGAACCCGTCCGGACCGGCTTCCGCCAGGCGGTCCTCCCGGCGATCAACGACGCCACGGCGGTCGTCGTCTCCCCGCTCGGTGCGCGGACGGTCGCGGTGGGCGCGCTCGTGGCCGCGCTGCGCGCCACGGCCGCCGCGGCCTGA
- a CDS encoding class I SAM-dependent RNA methyltransferase produces RPGAPGRRGRDGSPGPAPARRPRLPRVEALGLVLGGPDGGRVAGRTWVRHEVAGAGAFRVSSDGFWQVHAAAAPTLVRLVREAAALRPHDTVLDLYAGAGLLSLALAGDLGPDGSVVAVESDPSGVADLRRNAHDEPRLRVVAARVEHALDDVPTHVDVVVLDPPRAGAGAAVLDRLAALGPRRVVVVSCDPAALGRDTALLAERGYRLGGLRALDAFPMTHHVECVATYDLIS; encoded by the coding sequence CGCCCCGGCGCGCCCGGACGGCGCGGGCGGGACGGCTCGCCGGGCCCCGCCCCCGCGCGGCGGCCGCGCCTGCCGCGGGTCGAGGCTCTCGGGCTCGTGCTCGGCGGGCCCGACGGGGGCCGGGTGGCGGGACGAACCTGGGTCCGGCACGAGGTGGCCGGGGCGGGTGCGTTCCGCGTCTCCTCGGACGGCTTCTGGCAGGTCCACGCGGCCGCGGCCCCCACGCTGGTCCGGCTCGTGCGGGAGGCCGCGGCGCTGCGCCCGCACGACACGGTCCTCGACCTGTACGCGGGCGCCGGGCTGCTCAGCCTCGCCCTCGCCGGGGACCTCGGCCCGGACGGCAGCGTGGTCGCGGTCGAGTCCGACCCGTCGGGGGTGGCGGACCTCCGCCGCAACGCCCACGACGAGCCCCGCCTGCGGGTCGTCGCCGCACGCGTGGAGCACGCGCTCGACGACGTGCCGACCCACGTCGACGTCGTCGTGCTCGACCCGCCGCGGGCCGGGGCCGGCGCGGCGGTCCTGGACCGCCTCGCCGCGCTCGGCCCGCGCCGCGTCGTCGTGGTGTCGTGCGACCCGGCCGCGCTGGGCCGCGACACCGCGCTGCTCGCCGAGCGGGGGTACCGGCTCGGGGGGCTGCGGGCCCTCGACGCCTTCCCCATGACCCACCACGTCGAGTGCGTCGCCACCTACGACCTGATATCTTGA
- a CDS encoding aconitate hydratase has protein sequence MSAGQHPDSHPDSFGARDTLDVEGTGYDYFRLDAVEGAAALPFSLKVLLENLLRTEDGANVTAEQIRALGAWDADAEPGTEIQFTPARVVMQDFTGVPCIVDLATMREAVVDLGGDPSRINPLAPAELVIDHSVIVDSFGTPESLSLNIGLEYERNRERYQFLRWGQTAFEGFKVVPPGTGIVHQVNLEHLARGVMTREVGGRTVAYPDTLVGTDSHTTMINGIGVLGWGVGGIEAEAAMLGQPVSMLIPRVVGFRLTGAIPTGVTATDVVLTITEMLRQHGVVGKFVEFYGDGVAAVPLANRATIGNMSPEFGSTVAIFPVDEVTTEYLRLTGRSEQQVALVEAYARAQGLWHDPSAEGYTEPRYSEYLELDLSQVVPSIAGPKRPQDRIALSEAKQSFLATLPDYVEDDGTEDAGQGTMADEASAESFPASDAPAVSADAATDAPAEGGQHPPVTGPVSGRASRRVPVTLADGTETELDHGAVVIAAITSCTNTSNPSVMVGAALLARKAVERGLDRKPWVKTSLAPGSKVVMDYYEKAGLTPYLDKLGFNLVGYGCTTCIGNSGPLPTEVSEAVQANDLAVVSVLSGNRNFEGRINPDVKMNYLASPPLVVAYALVGTMDFDFANEPVGHDESGAPVMLEDIWPSPQEVQEVIDSTIDTGMFASGYSDVFAGDSRWQELPTPEGDTFAWDADSTYVRKPPYFEGMQAEPAPVQDVHGARVLALLGDSVTTDHISPAGAIKPGTPAATYLDEHGVERKDYNSYGSRRGNHEVMIRGTFANIRLRNLLLDGVSGGYTRDFTAGGEQSFIYDAAQHYAEAGTPLVVLAGKEYGSGSSRDWAAKGTALLGVKVVIAESFERIHRSNLIGMGVLPLQFPAGESAASLGLDGTETFDVTGIEELSSGSTPRTVRVTATKDSGETVELDAVVRIDTPGEADYYRNGGILPYVLRSLVAS, from the coding sequence ATGAGCGCAGGCCAGCACCCCGACAGCCACCCGGACTCCTTCGGGGCCCGCGACACCCTCGACGTCGAGGGCACGGGCTACGACTACTTCCGCCTCGACGCGGTCGAGGGCGCCGCCGCCCTGCCGTTCAGCCTCAAGGTGCTGCTGGAGAACCTCCTGCGCACCGAGGACGGCGCGAACGTCACCGCCGAGCAGATCCGCGCGCTCGGGGCGTGGGACGCGGACGCCGAGCCCGGCACCGAGATCCAGTTCACGCCCGCGCGCGTGGTCATGCAGGACTTCACGGGCGTGCCGTGCATCGTCGACCTCGCGACGATGCGCGAGGCCGTCGTCGACCTCGGCGGCGACCCGTCGCGCATCAACCCGCTCGCGCCGGCCGAGCTCGTCATCGACCACTCCGTGATCGTCGACAGCTTCGGCACGCCCGAGTCGCTCTCGCTCAACATCGGCCTGGAGTACGAGCGCAACCGCGAGCGCTACCAGTTCCTGCGCTGGGGCCAGACCGCCTTCGAGGGCTTCAAGGTCGTGCCGCCCGGCACGGGCATCGTCCACCAGGTCAACCTCGAGCACCTCGCGCGCGGCGTCATGACCCGCGAGGTCGGCGGGCGGACCGTCGCCTACCCCGACACCCTCGTCGGCACCGACTCCCACACGACGATGATCAACGGTATCGGCGTCCTCGGCTGGGGCGTCGGCGGCATCGAGGCCGAGGCCGCGATGCTCGGCCAGCCGGTGTCGATGCTCATCCCGCGCGTCGTCGGCTTCCGGCTGACCGGCGCCATCCCGACCGGCGTCACCGCCACCGACGTCGTCCTCACGATCACCGAGATGCTCCGGCAGCACGGTGTCGTCGGGAAGTTCGTCGAGTTCTACGGCGACGGCGTCGCGGCCGTGCCGCTGGCGAACCGGGCGACCATCGGCAACATGAGCCCGGAGTTCGGCTCGACCGTCGCGATCTTCCCCGTCGACGAGGTCACGACGGAGTACCTCCGCCTCACCGGCCGCAGCGAGCAGCAGGTGGCGCTCGTCGAGGCGTACGCCCGCGCGCAGGGCCTGTGGCACGACCCGTCCGCGGAGGGCTACACCGAGCCCCGCTACAGCGAGTACCTCGAGCTCGACCTCTCGCAGGTCGTGCCGAGCATCGCCGGGCCCAAGCGGCCGCAGGACCGGATCGCGCTCAGCGAGGCGAAGCAGTCGTTCCTCGCGACGCTGCCGGACTACGTCGAGGACGACGGCACCGAGGACGCCGGGCAGGGGACCATGGCCGACGAGGCCTCCGCCGAGAGCTTCCCGGCCTCCGACGCCCCCGCCGTCAGCGCGGACGCGGCCACCGACGCCCCCGCCGAGGGCGGGCAGCACCCGCCGGTGACCGGGCCCGTGTCCGGCCGCGCCTCCAGGCGGGTGCCCGTCACGCTGGCGGACGGCACCGAGACCGAGCTCGACCACGGCGCCGTCGTCATCGCGGCCATCACCTCGTGCACGAACACGTCCAACCCGTCGGTCATGGTCGGCGCGGCGCTGCTGGCGAGGAAGGCCGTCGAGCGCGGCCTCGACCGCAAGCCCTGGGTCAAGACGTCGCTCGCGCCCGGGTCCAAGGTCGTCATGGACTACTACGAGAAGGCCGGCCTCACGCCGTACCTCGACAAGCTCGGCTTCAACCTCGTCGGCTACGGCTGCACGACGTGCATCGGCAACTCCGGCCCGCTGCCCACCGAGGTGAGCGAGGCCGTCCAGGCCAACGACCTCGCCGTCGTGAGCGTGCTCTCGGGCAACCGGAACTTCGAGGGCCGCATCAACCCCGACGTCAAGATGAACTACCTCGCCTCGCCGCCGCTCGTCGTCGCGTACGCGCTGGTCGGCACGATGGACTTCGACTTCGCGAACGAGCCGGTCGGGCACGACGAGTCCGGCGCGCCGGTCATGCTCGAGGACATCTGGCCCTCCCCGCAGGAGGTGCAGGAGGTCATCGACTCCACCATCGACACGGGCATGTTCGCCAGCGGTTACTCCGACGTCTTCGCGGGCGACAGCCGCTGGCAGGAGCTGCCCACCCCGGAGGGCGACACCTTCGCGTGGGACGCCGACAGCACGTACGTGCGCAAGCCGCCGTACTTCGAGGGCATGCAGGCCGAGCCCGCCCCGGTGCAGGACGTGCACGGCGCCCGCGTCCTCGCCCTGCTGGGCGACTCGGTGACCACCGACCACATCAGCCCCGCCGGCGCCATCAAGCCCGGCACCCCGGCCGCGACGTACCTCGACGAGCACGGCGTCGAGCGCAAGGACTACAACTCCTACGGCTCGCGCCGCGGCAACCACGAGGTCATGATCCGCGGCACGTTCGCCAACATCCGGCTGCGCAACCTCCTGCTGGACGGCGTGAGCGGCGGCTACACGCGCGACTTCACCGCCGGCGGCGAGCAGTCGTTCATCTACGACGCCGCCCAGCACTACGCCGAGGCCGGCACGCCGCTCGTCGTGCTCGCGGGCAAGGAGTACGGGTCCGGCTCGAGCCGCGACTGGGCGGCCAAGGGCACGGCGCTGCTCGGCGTCAAGGTCGTCATCGCCGAGAGCTTCGAGCGGATCCACCGCTCCAACCTCATCGGGATGGGCGTGCTGCCGCTGCAGTTCCCGGCGGGGGAGTCGGCCGCCTCGCTCGGCCTGGACGGCACCGAGACCTTCGACGTCACCGGTATCGAGGAGCTGTCGTCCGGCAGCACGCCCCGTACGGTCCGCGTCACGGCGACGAAGGACTCGGGCGAGACCGTGGAGCTCGACGCGGTCGTCCGCATCGACACCCCCGGTGAGGCGGACTACTACCGGAACGGCGGCATCCTGCCCTACGTCCTGCGCAGCCTCGTCGCCTCCTGA